A window from Engraulis encrasicolus isolate BLACKSEA-1 chromosome 11, IST_EnEncr_1.0, whole genome shotgun sequence encodes these proteins:
- the enc1 gene encoding ectoderm-neural cortex protein 1 — translation MKMSVGVHENRKSRASTGSMNFYLFHKSSYADSVLSHLNALRQQQLFTDVLLHAGNRAFPCHRAVLAACSRYFEAMFSGGLRESQASEVDFRDSIHPEVLELLLDYAYSSRVVINEENAESLLEAGDMLEFQDIRDACAEFLEKNLHPSNCLGMLLLSDAHQCTQLQQLSWTMCLSNFPAISKSEDFLQLPKDMLVTLLSHEELETEDERLVYEAALHWVNYDLERRHAHLPELLRTVRLALLPAIFLMENVSTEELINAQAKSKELVDEAIRCKLRILQNDGVVNSPCARPRKTSHALFLLGGPTFMCDKLYLVDQKAKEIIPKADIPSPRKEFSACAIGCKVYVTGGRGSENGVSKDVWVYDTLHEEWSKAPPMLIARFGHGSAELRHCLYVVGGHTAATGCLPASPSVSLKQVEQFDPAANRWSMVAPLREGVSNAAVVSVKLKLFAFGGTSVTHDKLPKVQCYDPAENRWTVPASCPQPWRYTAAAVLGNQIFVMGGDTEFSACSAYKFSSENHQWTKVGDVTAKRMSCQAVASGNKLYVVGGYFGTQRCKTLDCYDPTLDAWNSITTVPYSLIPTAFVSTWKHLPA, via the exons ATGAAAATGTCAGTCGGCGTACATGAGAACCGCAAATCGCGGGCAAGCACGGGCTCCATGAACTTCTACCTGTTCCACAAGTCCTCGTACGCCGACAGCGTCCTCTCGCACTTGAACGCGCTCCGGCAGCAGCAGCTCTTCACGGATGTCCTTCTCCACGCGGGCAACCGGGCATTCCCATGCCACCGCGCCGTGTTGGCCGCCTGCAGCCGGTACTTCGAGGCCATGTTCAGCGGAGGGCTGAGGGAGAGCCAAGCCAGCGAAGTGGACTTCCGAGACTCCATTCATCCTGAG GTGCTAGAGTTGTTGCTAGACTACGCCTACTCGTCGCGCGTGGTCATCAACGAGGAGAACGCGGAGTCCCTGCTGGAGGCGGGCGACATGCTGGAGTTCCAGGACATTCGGGACGCCTGCGCCGAGTTCCTGGAGAAGAACCTGCACCCCTCCAACTGCCTGGGCATGCTGCTGCTCTCGGACGCCCACCAGTGCACCCAGCTCCAGCAGCTCTCATGGACCATGTGCCTCAGCAACTTCCCTGCCATCAG CAAGAGCGAGGACTTCCTGCAGCTGCCCAAGGACATGCTGGTGACACTGCTGTCGCACGAGGAGCTGGAGACGGAGGACGAGCGGCTGGTGTACGAGGCGGCGCTGCACTGGGTCAACTACGACCTGGAGCGCCGCCACGCCCACCTGCCCGAGCTGCTGCGCACCGTGCGCCTCGCTCTGCTGCCCGCCATCTTCCTCATGGAGAACGTGTCCACGGAGGAGCTCATCAACGCACAG GCCAAGAGTAAAGAGCTGGTGGACGAGGCCATCCGCTGCAAGCTGCGCATCCTGCAGAACGACGGGGTGGTGAACAGCCCCTGTGCTCGGCCACGCAAGACCAGCCACGCCCTCTTCCTGCTGGGCGGGCCCACCTTCATGTGCGACAAGCTCTACCTGGTGGACCAGAAGGCCAAGGAGATCATCCCCAAGGCCGACATCCCCAGCCCGCGCAAGGAGTTCAGCGCCTGCGCCATCGGGTGTAAGGTCTACgtcaccggtggccgtggctcaGAGAACGGGGTCTCCAAAGACGTCTGG GTCTACGACACGCTGCACGAGGAGTGGTCCAAGGCACCGCCGATGCTGATCGCCCGTTTCGGCCACGGCTCGGCCGAGTTGCGGCACTGCCTGTACGTGGTGGGCGGGCACACGGCGGCCACGGGCTGCCTGCCCGCCTCGCCCTCCGTCTCCCTGAAGCAGGTGGAGCAGTTTGACCCGGCCGCCAACCGCTGGAGCATGGTGGCCCCGCTGCGCGAGGGCGTCAGCAACGCCGCCGTGGTCAGCGTCAAGCTCAAGCTCTTTGCCTTTGGCGGCACCAGCGTCACGCACGACAAGCTGCCCAAG GTGCAGTGTTACGACCCGGCGGAGAACCGCTGGACGGTGCCGGCCTCGTGCCCTCAGCCCTGGCGCTACACCGCCGCCGCCGTGCTGGGCAACCAGATCTTCGTCATGGGCGGCGACACCGAATTCTCCGCCTGCTCCGCCTACAAGTTCAGCTCGGAGAACCACCAGTGGACCaag GTGGGCGACGTGACGGCCAAGCGCATGAGCTGCCAGGCGGTGGCCTCGGGCAACAAGCTGTACGTGGTGGGCGGCTACTTTGGCACGCAGCGCTGCAAGACGCTGGACTGCTACGACCCCACGCTGGACGCCTGGAACTCCATCACCACCGTCCCCTACTCGCTCATCCCCACCGCCTTCGTCAGCACCTGGAAGCACCTGCCtgcctga